A single region of the Oryzias latipes chromosome 19, ASM223467v1 genome encodes:
- the LOC101175306 gene encoding NACHT, LRR and PYD domains-containing protein 12 isoform X1 → MKEENEEEQDAGSSFMAKNVWTCPDKAVGDLDIFGFSSSECQQLRQRGQSAGSSCESVRSDFSKDLPINFREAPGLSERQLLRQQGQSAGPSCESVKSDFSKDLPINFREAPGPSECQQSAGPSCESVKSDFSKDLPINFREAPGPSEYLQLRQRGQSTGESVKSDFSKDLPINFREAPGHVLSQRKEEERLPGCDLCQDVLEDPVSISCEHRFCRQCITSSWGQYSPSSGLLSCPQCGERSKNTDASLPELLDEHQISLRRRFEQVVEGTEEGERRSLLNRIYTELYITEGLREEVHTEHEVSQLETAYKTSRLHDAPIKNKDILKALPGEHGSIRVVLTSGVAGAGKSFSVQKFTLDWAEGSENQDIHAVVPLSFREVNLIRDEQHSILSLIQLFHPTLQKIPAEQLSVWKLLFIFDGLDESRLSLEFNNSEVVSDVTQKSPVSVLLTNLIQGNLLPLAQVWITSRPAAANQIPPSCVNRLTEVRGFNDAQKEEYFRRRFPDENMSNRINSHIRNSRSLYIMCEVPVFCWITAVVLEHILTTEQIGELPTTLTDMYSHFLIVQTKRKKNKYQQEHEKGPQELIEGDNEVLLKLGKLAFDNLEKGNIMFYQEDLEQCGLDVTEASVYSGVCTEIFRRECEIFQKPVYSFVHLSVQEFLAAVYMFHCYVKRNKEVIEGFMKYDVNSLALDEFLSRVMEKSLQSRTGHLDLFVRFLHGLSMDSNQKILGSLLGRTSKNQKNVQAVIQRMKKISVKMSPDRGINIFHCLMEMKDRLVHQEIQQFLKSENQSEKKLSDIHCSALAYMLQMSEEVLDELDLNRYNATPDGRRRLIPAVRNCRKAWLSGCGLSETHVEVVASALKSNLGHLTELDLSKNKVKDMGMEALSAGLERSNCKLETLRLVGCSLSELTCAALSSALKSNPSHLTELDLSKNMLQDVGVEHLSWFLQNPDCRLKTLRLMECGLSGLSCAALSSALKSNPSHLTELDLSKNMLQDVGVEHLSGFLHNPDCRLKTLRLVECELSEISCAVLASALRSNPFHLKDLDLGCNSLQDSGVQQLASFLQSPDCTLNALRLDICSFSEYGCAALASALTISPSHLLELDLSCNKNLKDAGLQHLCTYLQHCGCRLKKLRMAECGLSEMSCAALDSALKSNPSYLEELDLTMNSLKDAGLEQLFGILKNPHCGLKTLKLELCYMSEPGCAVLASALKSNPSQLTKLVLDRNLIEDQGLQRLCDFLESPRCTLQALSVESCGLTEISCTALLSALKSNPSHLAFLDLSRNDLKASQVKKLEDLLKNPHYKLETLRWKAWT, encoded by the exons ATGTCAGCAGCTAAGACAGCGAGGTCAGTCTGCTGGATCCAGCTGTGAGTCCGTCAGGAGTGACTTCTCCAAAGATCTGCCCATAAACTTCAGAGAAGCCCCTGGACTCTCAGA ACGTCAGCTGCTAAGACAGCAAGGTCAGTCTGCAGGTCCCAGCTGTGAGTCGGTAAAGAGCGACTTCTCCAAAGATCTGCCTATAAACTTCAGAGAAGCCCCTGGACCTTCAGA ATGTCAGCAGTCTGCAGGACCCAGCTGTGAGTCAGTAAAGAGTGACTTCTCCAAAGACCTGCCTATAAACTTCAGAGAAGCCCCTGGACCCTCAGA ATACCTGCAGCTAAGACAGCGAGGTCAGTCTACAGGTGAGTCGGTAAAGAGCGACTTCTCCAAAGACCTGCCTATAAACTTCAGAGAAGCCCCTGGACACGTTCTGTCACA aagaaaggaggaggagaggctgCCCGGCTGTGATCTGTGCCAGGATGTCCTGGAGGATCCAGTTTCAATCAGCTGTGAGCATCGGTTCTGCAGGCAGTGCATCACCTCATCCTGGGGCCAATATTCACCTTCTTCTGGACTTTTATCCTGTCCCCAGTGTGGGGAAAGATCCAAAAACA CAGATGCTAGTCTCCCGGAGCTTTTAGATGAACATCAGATTAGTCTGAGGAGGAGATTTGAACAGGTGGTTGAAGGAACAGAAGAAGGAGAAAGAAGATCACTTCTCAACAGGATTTATACAGAGCTGTACATCACAGAGGGACTGAGAGAGGAGGTTCACACCGAACATGAAGTGAGTCAGCTGGAGACAGCCTACAAAACCAGCAGGCTTCATGATGCTCcaatcaaaaacaaagacattctcaaAGCCTTACCAGGCGAACATGGATCCATCAGAGTGGTTCTAACGAGTGGTGTGGctggagctggaaaaagcttctcagtgcagaagttcactctggactgggctGAAGGCTCAGAGAACCAAGACATCCATGCTGTGGTTCCTCTGTCATTCAGGGAGGTGAACTTGATCAGAGATGAGCAGCACAGTATTCTCTCATTGATTCAGCTGTTCCATCCAACACTCCAGAAGATCCCAGCAGAACAGCTGTCTGTCTGGAAACTTCtgttcatctttgatggtcttGATGAAAGCAGACTTTCTCTAGAATTCAATAACAGTGAGGTGGTGTCTGATGTTACACAGAAGTCCCCAGTCAGTGTTCTATTGACAAACCTCATCCAGGGGAATCTGCTTCCCTTAGCTCAGGTCTGGATCAcatcaagacctgcagcagccaatcagattccTCCTTCATGTGTGAACAGGCTGACAGAAGTACGAGGCTTTAATGATGCtcagaaggaggagtacttTAGAAGGAGGTTCCCTGATGAAAACATGTCCAACAGAATCAACTCTCACATCAGGAACTCCAGGAGCCTCTACATTATGTGTGAAGTtccagtcttctgctggatcactgctgtGGTACTGGAGCACATTTTGACAACAGAGCAGATAGGAGAGCTGCCCACCACCCTGACTGACATGTACTCGCACTTCCTGATAgtccaaacaaagaggaagaagaacaagTACCAGCAGGAACATGAGAAGGGTCCACAGGAGCTCATAGAGGGTGACAATGAAGTTCTTCTGAAGCTGGGAAAGCTGGCCTTTGACAATCTGGAGAAAGGAAACATCATGTTCTATCAAGAAGACCTGGAGCAGTGTGGTCTGGATGTCACAGAGGCATCTGTGTACTCTGGAGTTTGTACTGAGATCTTCAGAAGAGAGTGTGAGATCTTCCAAAAACCAGTCTACAGCTTTGTCCATCTGAGCGTTCAGGAATTCCTGGCTGCAGTCTACATGTTCCACTGTTATGTCAAAAGGAACAAGGAGGTGATAGAAGGATTCATGAAATATGACGTGAACAGCCTAGCTCTAGACGAGTTTTTGAGCAGAGTCATGGAGAAatctctgcagagcagaaccGGACACCTGGACCTTTTTGTACGCTTCCTCCATGGCCTCTCTATGGATTCCAACCAGAAAATCTTAGGAAGCCTTCTGGGTCGCACAAGCAAgaaccaaaaaaatgttcaggCAGTCATCCAGAGGATGAAAAAGATCAGTGTTAAAATGTCTCCCGACAGAGGCATCAACATCTTTCACtgtctgatggagatgaaggaTCGTTTAGTTCATCAGGAGATCCAACAATTTCTGAAGTCAGAGAACCaatcagaaaagaaactttCAGATATCCACTGCTCAGCTCTGGCATACATGCTGCAGATGTCGGAGGAAGTTCTGGATGAATTGGACCTGAACAGATACAACGCAACGCCAGATGGTCGTCGAAGACTTATCCCAGCTGTGAGGAACTGCAGGAAAGCCTG GCTCTCTGGCTGTGGACTCTCAGAGACTCACGTGGAAGTTGTGGcctcagctctgaagtccaacctGGGGCATCTGACTGAACTGGACctgagtaaaaacaaagttaaggATATGGGGATGGAGGCACTGTCTGCTGGACTGGAGAGATCAAACTGCAAACTGGAGACTTTGAG GTTGGTTGGCTGCAGCTTATCTGAGCTGACCTGTGCTGCCTTGAGCTCAGCTCTGAAAtccaacccgtcccacctgacagaactggacctgagcaagaacatgctgcaggacgtAGGAGTGGAGCACCTTAGTTGGTTTCTGCAGAATCCAGACTGCAGATTGAAAACTCTGAG GTTGATGGAATGCGGCTTGTCAGGGCTGAGCTGTGCTGCCCTGAGCTCAGCTCTAAAATCCAACCCGTCCCATCTGACTGAACTGGACCTGAGCaagaacatgctgcaggacgtGGGAGTGGAGCACCTTAGTGGGTTTCTGCACAATCCTGACTGCAGATTGAAAACTCTGAG GTTGGTAGAGTGCGAgttgtcagagatcagctgtgcTGTCCTGGCTTCAGCTTTGAGGTCCAATCCGTTTCACCTGAAAGACCTGGACCTGGGTTGCAACAGTCTTCAGGACTCTGGAGTGCAGCAGCTGGCCAGTTTTCTGCAGAGTCCAGACTGTACACTGAATGCTCTGAG GTTGGACATCTGCAGTTTTTCGGAGTATGGCTGTGCTGCTCTGGCCTCAGCTCTAACAATTAGTCCATCCCATCTGCTAGAACTGGATCTGAGTTGCAACAAAAACCTGAAGGATGCAGGACTGCAGCATCTGTGCACTTACCTTCAGCATTGTGGATGCAGGCTGAAGAAACTGAG GATGGCGGAATGTGGGCTGTCAGAAATGAGCTGTGCAGCTCTGGACTCtgctctgaagtccaacccaTCCTACCTGGAAGAGCTAGACCTGACCATGAACTCTCTGAAGGATGCAGGACTGGAGCAGTTGTTTGGTATTCTGAAGAATCCACACTGCGGACTGAAGACTCTGAA GCTGGAGCTCTGCTATATGTCAGAGCCTGGTTGTGCTGTTTTGGCCTCAGCTCTGAAGTCAAACCCATCCCAGCTGACAAAACTGGTCCTAGATCGGAACCTAATTGAAGATCAGGGTCTGCAGCGTCTGTGTgattttctggagagtccaagATGCACACTGCAGGCTCTGAG CGTGGAATCCTGTGGTTTGACAGAGATCAGTTGTACTGCTCTgctctcagctctgaagtccaacccaTCCCACCTGGCATTTCTAGACCTGAGCAGAAATGACTTAAAGGCTTCACAAGTGAAGAAGCTGGAAGACCTGTTGAAGAATCCACACTACAAACTGGAGACTCTAAG ATGGAAGGCGTGGACCTGA
- the LOC101175306 gene encoding NACHT, LRR and PYD domains-containing protein 12 isoform X3 gives MKEENEEEQDAGSSFMAKNVWTCPDKAVGDLDIFGFSSSECQQLRQRGQSAGSSCESVRSDFSKDLPINFREAPGLSERQLLRQQGQSAGPSCESVKSDFSKDLPINFREAPGPSECQQSAGPSCESVKSDFSKDLPINFREAPGPSEYLQLRQRGQSTGESVKSDFSKDLPINFREAPGHVLSQRKEEERLPGCDLCQDVLEDPVSISCEHRFCRQCITSSWGQYSPSSGLLSCPQCGERSKNTDASLPELLDEHQISLRRRFEQVVEGTEEGERRSLLNRIYTELYITEGLREEVHTEHEVSQLETAYKTSRLHDAPIKNKDILKALPGEHGSIRVVLTSGVAGAGKSFSVQKFTLDWAEGSENQDIHAVVPLSFREVNLIRDEQHSILSLIQLFHPTLQKIPAEQLSVWKLLFIFDGLDESRLSLEFNNSEVVSDVTQKSPVSVLLTNLIQGNLLPLAQVWITSRPAAANQIPPSCVNRLTEVRGFNDAQKEEYFRRRFPDENMSNRINSHIRNSRSLYIMCEVPVFCWITAVVLEHILTTEQIGELPTTLTDMYSHFLIVQTKRKKNKYQQEHEKGPQELIEGDNEVLLKLGKLAFDNLEKGNIMFYQEDLEQCGLDVTEASVYSGVCTEIFRRECEIFQKPVYSFVHLSVQEFLAAVYMFHCYVKRNKEVIEGFMKYDVNSLALDEFLSRVMEKSLQSRTGHLDLFVRFLHGLSMDSNQKILGSLLGRTSKNQKNVQAVIQRMKKISVKMSPDRGINIFHCLMEMKDRLVHQEIQQFLKSENQSEKKLSDIHCSALAYMLQMSEEVLDELDLNRYNATPDGRRRLIPAVRNCRKAWLSGCGLSETHVEVVASALKSNLGHLTELDLSKNKVKDMGMEALSAGLERSNCKLETLRLVGCSLSELTCAALSSALKSNPSHLTELDLSKNMLQDVGVEHLSWFLQNPDCRLKTLRLMECGLSGLSCAALSSALKSNPSHLTELDLSKNMLQDVGVEHLSGFLHNPDCRLKTLRYGFVIFGAIDGFSRKIMYLGAATNNKASTALGFFLRSVEDHGVPNRVRADQGCENVDIARWMFAVRGCDRGSFMAGKSVHNQRIERLWRDVWMSVTVIYYNMFHCLEEDGLLDPSDSRHLFAAHYVFLPRLQADLESFISTWDNHSLRSKQNLTPNQLWAMGRAQTPINPPVYAQGSVDIGQQSNSNQAEQETVGVVVPSVACPLSDSDLSQLSQLFNPRGTSENHGQDIYISVLNYVCHHSRM, from the exons ATGTCAGCAGCTAAGACAGCGAGGTCAGTCTGCTGGATCCAGCTGTGAGTCCGTCAGGAGTGACTTCTCCAAAGATCTGCCCATAAACTTCAGAGAAGCCCCTGGACTCTCAGA ACGTCAGCTGCTAAGACAGCAAGGTCAGTCTGCAGGTCCCAGCTGTGAGTCGGTAAAGAGCGACTTCTCCAAAGATCTGCCTATAAACTTCAGAGAAGCCCCTGGACCTTCAGA ATGTCAGCAGTCTGCAGGACCCAGCTGTGAGTCAGTAAAGAGTGACTTCTCCAAAGACCTGCCTATAAACTTCAGAGAAGCCCCTGGACCCTCAGA ATACCTGCAGCTAAGACAGCGAGGTCAGTCTACAGGTGAGTCGGTAAAGAGCGACTTCTCCAAAGACCTGCCTATAAACTTCAGAGAAGCCCCTGGACACGTTCTGTCACA aagaaaggaggaggagaggctgCCCGGCTGTGATCTGTGCCAGGATGTCCTGGAGGATCCAGTTTCAATCAGCTGTGAGCATCGGTTCTGCAGGCAGTGCATCACCTCATCCTGGGGCCAATATTCACCTTCTTCTGGACTTTTATCCTGTCCCCAGTGTGGGGAAAGATCCAAAAACA CAGATGCTAGTCTCCCGGAGCTTTTAGATGAACATCAGATTAGTCTGAGGAGGAGATTTGAACAGGTGGTTGAAGGAACAGAAGAAGGAGAAAGAAGATCACTTCTCAACAGGATTTATACAGAGCTGTACATCACAGAGGGACTGAGAGAGGAGGTTCACACCGAACATGAAGTGAGTCAGCTGGAGACAGCCTACAAAACCAGCAGGCTTCATGATGCTCcaatcaaaaacaaagacattctcaaAGCCTTACCAGGCGAACATGGATCCATCAGAGTGGTTCTAACGAGTGGTGTGGctggagctggaaaaagcttctcagtgcagaagttcactctggactgggctGAAGGCTCAGAGAACCAAGACATCCATGCTGTGGTTCCTCTGTCATTCAGGGAGGTGAACTTGATCAGAGATGAGCAGCACAGTATTCTCTCATTGATTCAGCTGTTCCATCCAACACTCCAGAAGATCCCAGCAGAACAGCTGTCTGTCTGGAAACTTCtgttcatctttgatggtcttGATGAAAGCAGACTTTCTCTAGAATTCAATAACAGTGAGGTGGTGTCTGATGTTACACAGAAGTCCCCAGTCAGTGTTCTATTGACAAACCTCATCCAGGGGAATCTGCTTCCCTTAGCTCAGGTCTGGATCAcatcaagacctgcagcagccaatcagattccTCCTTCATGTGTGAACAGGCTGACAGAAGTACGAGGCTTTAATGATGCtcagaaggaggagtacttTAGAAGGAGGTTCCCTGATGAAAACATGTCCAACAGAATCAACTCTCACATCAGGAACTCCAGGAGCCTCTACATTATGTGTGAAGTtccagtcttctgctggatcactgctgtGGTACTGGAGCACATTTTGACAACAGAGCAGATAGGAGAGCTGCCCACCACCCTGACTGACATGTACTCGCACTTCCTGATAgtccaaacaaagaggaagaagaacaagTACCAGCAGGAACATGAGAAGGGTCCACAGGAGCTCATAGAGGGTGACAATGAAGTTCTTCTGAAGCTGGGAAAGCTGGCCTTTGACAATCTGGAGAAAGGAAACATCATGTTCTATCAAGAAGACCTGGAGCAGTGTGGTCTGGATGTCACAGAGGCATCTGTGTACTCTGGAGTTTGTACTGAGATCTTCAGAAGAGAGTGTGAGATCTTCCAAAAACCAGTCTACAGCTTTGTCCATCTGAGCGTTCAGGAATTCCTGGCTGCAGTCTACATGTTCCACTGTTATGTCAAAAGGAACAAGGAGGTGATAGAAGGATTCATGAAATATGACGTGAACAGCCTAGCTCTAGACGAGTTTTTGAGCAGAGTCATGGAGAAatctctgcagagcagaaccGGACACCTGGACCTTTTTGTACGCTTCCTCCATGGCCTCTCTATGGATTCCAACCAGAAAATCTTAGGAAGCCTTCTGGGTCGCACAAGCAAgaaccaaaaaaatgttcaggCAGTCATCCAGAGGATGAAAAAGATCAGTGTTAAAATGTCTCCCGACAGAGGCATCAACATCTTTCACtgtctgatggagatgaaggaTCGTTTAGTTCATCAGGAGATCCAACAATTTCTGAAGTCAGAGAACCaatcagaaaagaaactttCAGATATCCACTGCTCAGCTCTGGCATACATGCTGCAGATGTCGGAGGAAGTTCTGGATGAATTGGACCTGAACAGATACAACGCAACGCCAGATGGTCGTCGAAGACTTATCCCAGCTGTGAGGAACTGCAGGAAAGCCTG GCTCTCTGGCTGTGGACTCTCAGAGACTCACGTGGAAGTTGTGGcctcagctctgaagtccaacctGGGGCATCTGACTGAACTGGACctgagtaaaaacaaagttaaggATATGGGGATGGAGGCACTGTCTGCTGGACTGGAGAGATCAAACTGCAAACTGGAGACTTTGAG GTTGGTTGGCTGCAGCTTATCTGAGCTGACCTGTGCTGCCTTGAGCTCAGCTCTGAAAtccaacccgtcccacctgacagaactggacctgagcaagaacatgctgcaggacgtAGGAGTGGAGCACCTTAGTTGGTTTCTGCAGAATCCAGACTGCAGATTGAAAACTCTGAG GTTGATGGAATGCGGCTTGTCAGGGCTGAGCTGTGCTGCCCTGAGCTCAGCTCTAAAATCCAACCCGTCCCATCTGACTGAACTGGACCTGAGCaagaacatgctgcaggacgtGGGAGTGGAGCACCTTAGTGGGTTTCTGCACAATCCTGACTGCAGATTGAAAACTCTGAG GTATGGTTTTGTTATATTTGGAGCCATAGATGGCTTCTCACGAAAG ATAATGTACCTGGGAGCagcaacaaacaacaaagcTTCAACAGCATTAGGGTTTTTTTTGCGCTCAGTGGAGGACCACGGTGTTCCTAATAG GGTTAGAGCAGACCAAGGTTGTGAAAATGTGGACATAGCAAGATGGATGTTTGCAGTCCGTGGGTGTGACAGAGGCAGTTTCATGGCTGGCAAAAGTGTTCATAATCAAAG aATTGAACGTTTGTGGAGGGATGTGTGGATGTCTGTCACCGTCATCTACTACAACATGTTTCACTGTTTGGAAGAAGATGGACTGCTGGACCCGTCTGACAGTCGTCATCTCTTTGCTGCGCATTATGTGTTTTTGCCACGACTGCAAGCTGACTTGGAAAGTTTCATTTCCACGTGGGATAACCACTCCCTTCGCAGTAAACAAAATTTAACCCCCAACCAACTGTGGGCAATGGGCCGAGCTCAAACTCCCATCAATCCACCTGTCTATGCGCAG GGTTCTGTGGACATTGGACAACAGTCTAACTCAAACCAGGCCGAGCAGGAAACGGTTGGAGTTGTTGTTCCGTCTGTGGCTTGTCCCCTCTCTGACTCAGACCTGTCCCAACTGTCCCAACTTTTCAACCCTCGTGGGACATCTGAAAACCATGGCCAAGACATCTACATTTCTGTACTAAACTATGTATGTCATCACAgcagaatgtaa